Genomic window (Polaribacter batillariae):
TATTTGCATGGTTTTTTAGAAGTTTAAATGCAATCAATATTTCATTCCTTTTAGGAACAGCTAAAACATATGTAACTAACTATATAAATCTAATATTTGCATTATTAAATTTTACAGTTATTTTTATTTTATTAAATAATAAAGCATCTTTAATTGTCGTAATTTATAGTATTATAACAATTAGTCTTTTAATTTTTATAGCTACTTCAATTTTAGTAAATTTTAAATTTTTAAAGAATAAATAAGTATATTAATGAAACAAATCATACAATCCTTTAAAACAGGAGAAACCATATTAGAAGAAGTACCAGCCCCACAGGTAAAAAGAGGAGCTGTTTTAATACAAACTACCAAAAGCTTAGTGTCATTAGGTACAGAGCGTATGTTGGTAGAGTTTGGTAAGTCCAATTTAATATCAAAAGCTAAACAACAACCGGATAAAGTAAAACAAGTTTTAGATAAAATTAAAACAGATGGTTTACTACCAACGCTTGAAGCTGTTTTTAACAAGTTAGGAGAACCATTGCCACTTGGGTACTGTAACGTTGGAAAAGTAATTGCTGTAGGAGAAGGCGTAACTGATTTTAAAGTAGGTGATCGTGTAACTTCAAATGGGCAACATGCAGAATTTGTATGTGTAGCACAAAACCTAGTAGCACACATACCCGATAATATTTCCGACGAAGAAGCATCCTTTACCGTTATTGGAGCTATTGGTTTGCAAGGCATTCGTTTGTTAAAACCTACCTTAGGCGAAACGATTGTAGTAACAGGTTTAGGTTTAATAGGTTTAATTACAGCACAACTGTTAATTGCTAACGGATGTAAAGTAATTGGTGTTGATATTGACGATGCAAAATTAGAATTAGCAAAACAGTGGGGAATAATCCCATTTAATCCCATTTCCGGTGGCGATGTTGTTAAGTTTGTAGAAGAACAAACCCATGGTGTTGGAGCTGATGGAGTTATCATTACAGCTTCTGTAAAGAATAATGAAATTATTTCGCAAGCAGCAAGAATGTCTCGTAAAAGAGGTAGAATTATTTTAGTTGGTGTGATTGGATTAAATTTAAGTAGAGCAGAGTTTTACGAAAAAGAATTATCATTTCAAGTATCTTGTTCTTATGGTCCTGGTCGTTACGATGAAAACTACGAACAAAAAGGACAAGACTATCCGTTAGCCTTTGTAAGGTGGACAGAAAAAAGAAACTTTGAAGCCATTTTACAAACTATTTCTGCAGGAAAACTTCATGTAAAAGAAATGATTTCTGAAGTTATTCCTCTAAACGACTATTTGAAGATATATGGAGAGATAGGAGCAAGTAAGTCGATAGCCTCTATTTTATCATATCCTAATCAAGAAAATAAAAAACCAAAAAGTGTTGTAACACTAGACAAGAACACTTTTCAAGGAAAAAAAGGAGTTTTAGGAATTATTGGCGCAGGAAACTTTACTAAAATGACAATGCTTCCTGCTTTTAAAAATACGGGAGCAAATTTAAAATATATTGCTAGTCAAGGAGGGGTTTCTGGAACTGCAATGGCTCAAAAATACAACATAGCCAACTCTACATCTGATTACAAAGAAATTTTGAACGACAAAGACGTAGATTTAGTACTTAATACAACTCGTCATAACTTACATGCTTCAATGACTGTTGAAGTGCTAAATGCTGGGAAACATGCTTTTGTTGAAAAACCATTAGCGTTAAATAACGAGGAGCTACAAGAGGTTATCAAAGCGTACCAAAATAATGATAAAACCGTAACAGTTGGATTCAATAGGCGTTTTTCACCACATGCCGAAAAGATGAAAAGTGTACTGGGAAATTCACCTATGAATGTAATTGCTACGATGAATGCAGGGGCAATTCCACCAAATGTTTGGGTACACGATTTAAGAGTCGGAGGTGGAAGAATTATTGGAGAAGCTTGCCACTTTATTGATTTAATAACTTTTTTAACAGGAAGCAAAGTGAAAAGTGTTTGTATGAACGCGATGGGAATAAATCCCGAAGAAAACACAGATAATGCAACCATTTTATTGAAATATGAAAATGGTTCTACAGGAGTCATCAATTATTTTTCTAATGGATCTAAGTCTTACTCTAAAGAAAGGGTTGAAGTATATTCACAAGAGCGAACCATAGTCATGGATAATTTTAGAGTTACCAAAGCCTACGGGTTTAAAGGTTTCTCTAAGTTGAAAACGAAATTAGACAAAGGACACAAAAACCAATTTTCAAGATTGGTTGAAGCCGTTCAAAAAGGAGGAAAAGAGTTAATTCCTTTTGATGAAATTATAAACACAACACAGGCAAGTTTTGCAGCCATAGAAAGCCTTAAAAAAGATACATGGATTGATTTATAGTATTTTTGATGAAACTAAAATTAGCCTTACAATTGTTTAAAAATATGGGTTTTCGATACGTAAAGTATCGAATTGGTCATGCTATTGAAAAAAAAACAGGAAAATTAAAAAGGAAACACCCTACAAATCCTACAAATAAAAAATTTATTTCTCTTGGAGACTGGAGAAAAACTAATTTTTCAGTTATAAATCTTAATAAAAAGGAAAAGAACTCCACAAAAAAATAGAAGAAAAAGCCAATAGAATTTTTAAAGGAGAATTATTGTTTTTTAGTTCAGAATGGAAAAATTTAAAAAAAGACTATGATTGGGTAACCAATCCATCAACAGATTTTAGATACGATATTTTTAAACATTGGTCAGAAATTCCAGATTTAGCAAAAGAAGCAGGTGATATTAAATTTGTTTGGGAAAAATCTAGGTTCAGTTATTTACTAACTATTTTGCGTTATGATTATCATTTTGATAAAAATAATGCTGAGTTTATTTTTTCTGAAATAGAAAGTTGGATTGATGCAAACCCAGTAAACCAAGGTCCTAATTGGCGTTGTAGCCAAGAAATTTCATTACGAATTTTTAATTGGTGTTTTGCTTTAGACTATTATAAAAATGACAAAGCGCTAACAGAAGAGAGGTGGAATAAAATACAAAACACCATTTATTGGTCTTTGCATCATGTATATCATCATATCAATTTTTCTAGGATTGCAGTAAGAAATAACCACGCTATTACCGAAACATTATTTTTAACAGTAAGTGAATTGTTATTTCCTTTTATTTCGGAAACAAAAAAATGGGCTCAAAAAGGCAGAAAATATTTTGAAGAAGAAATAAATTATCAAATTTATGATGATGGAACTTTTTTGCAATTTAGCATGAATTATCATCGTGTGGTAATTCAGTTACTTTC
Coding sequences:
- a CDS encoding bi-domain-containing oxidoreductase; the protein is MKQIIQSFKTGETILEEVPAPQVKRGAVLIQTTKSLVSLGTERMLVEFGKSNLISKAKQQPDKVKQVLDKIKTDGLLPTLEAVFNKLGEPLPLGYCNVGKVIAVGEGVTDFKVGDRVTSNGQHAEFVCVAQNLVAHIPDNISDEEASFTVIGAIGLQGIRLLKPTLGETIVVTGLGLIGLITAQLLIANGCKVIGVDIDDAKLELAKQWGIIPFNPISGGDVVKFVEEQTHGVGADGVIITASVKNNEIISQAARMSRKRGRIILVGVIGLNLSRAEFYEKELSFQVSCSYGPGRYDENYEQKGQDYPLAFVRWTEKRNFEAILQTISAGKLHVKEMISEVIPLNDYLKIYGEIGASKSIASILSYPNQENKKPKSVVTLDKNTFQGKKGVLGIIGAGNFTKMTMLPAFKNTGANLKYIASQGGVSGTAMAQKYNIANSTSDYKEILNDKDVDLVLNTTRHNLHASMTVEVLNAGKHAFVEKPLALNNEELQEVIKAYQNNDKTVTVGFNRRFSPHAEKMKSVLGNSPMNVIATMNAGAIPPNVWVHDLRVGGGRIIGEACHFIDLITFLTGSKVKSVCMNAMGINPEENTDNATILLKYENGSTGVINYFSNGSKSYSKERVEVYSQERTIVMDNFRVTKAYGFKGFSKLKTKLDKGHKNQFSRLVEAVQKGGKELIPFDEIINTTQASFAAIESLKKDTWIDL